From a single Rutidosis leptorrhynchoides isolate AG116_Rl617_1_P2 chromosome 5, CSIRO_AGI_Rlap_v1, whole genome shotgun sequence genomic region:
- the LOC139848186 gene encoding uncharacterized protein yields the protein MLRLATKLSRRVLSSVECFSRAYGSSISKKESFISNFVLRSSGVINKQCDSSDVLKRGSRNFSSFASGFSPLKHKPLESLIDIERAKLQTPEDLATIWDDFHIGRGHIGASMKTKLYHLLEHRAATCRHFVIPVWKGSGYTTMFVQVQMPHILFTGLEDYKARGTQAAPYFTVSHYTEFAETKDLILIRGDIVFTSKLTDSEAKWLLETAQSFYLNDTRYKLVERFNRQTSEFEFKDVLRALDMPMM from the exons ATGCTCCGTTTAGCAACCAAGCTCTCGAGACGTGTGCTGTCTTCGGTTGAATGTTTTTCTAGAGCATACGGTTCATCAATATCGAAAAAGGAGTCCTTTATTTCCAATTTCGTGCTAAGATCATCCGGTGTAATTAACAAGCAGTGTGATTCAAGTGATGTTTTGAAACGTGGATCCCGCAATTTTTCTTCTTTTGCGTCTGGCTTCTCTCCGTTGAAACACAAGCCATTGGAGTCTCTCATTGACATTGAGAGGGCCAAGCTTCAAACCCCCGAGGATCTAGCTACAATTTGGGATGAC TTTCATATTGGAAGAGGTCATATTGGTGCATCAATGAAAACAAAGTTGTATCATCTGCTCGAGCACCGCGCTGCTACCTG CCGCCATTTCGTGATTCCGGTGTGGAAAGGAAGCGGTTATACAACGATGTTTGTGCAAG TGCAGATGCCACACATACTTTTTACTGGTCTTGAAGATTACAAAGCAAGAGGAACTCAAGCTGCTCCGTATTTCACTGTTTCACATTACACGGAATTTGCCGAAACCAAGGATTTGATTCTTATTCGGGGCGATATTGTGTTTACTAGCAAGCTAACTGACTCTGAGGCAAAATGGTTATTGGAAACCGCACAATCCTTTTACTTGAACGATACAAGGTACAAATTGGTTGAACGTTTCAACAGACAAACAAGTGAGTTTGAATTTAAAGACGTTTTACGAGCATTAGACATGCCAATGATGTAG